A window of Massilia sp. NR 4-1 genomic DNA:
CGCGCCTTCGACCGCATCACGCAGCTGGCGGGCGCCGGTTACCTGCGCAGCCAATTGCGCCTGGAGCGCGAAAACCATCCAGGCCGCAGCTGCGCCCTGGTCCTGCTGGACATCGACGGCTTCCACCGCATCAACCGTGAACACGGGCAGCGCGAAGGCGACCGCGCCCTGCAGGCCGTGGGCCATATGCTGCTGCTGAATCTGCGCAACGAAGACCTGCTGTGCCGCTATGCCGGCGACCGTTTCGCCATCCTGATGCCTGGCACCGGTGCGCAGGAGGCGCGCGCCAGCGCCGCCCATCTATGCGCCATGGTTGGCCAGATGCGTCATCACGGCAGCCAGGGCGTGATCGCCATCAGCCTGCGCCATGCCTGCGCCGCCGCCGAGGGCGAGGCCGAGGAGCTGCTGGCCCGCCTGGGCCGCGAAATCGACAAGTCCACGCCGCCGCCAAGCGAGATGGCGCTGGACGCCGGCCAGCGGGCAGTGGCGGCGTGATCGCCTTCCACACCATCGGCGACGCCTGCATTGCGGCAGGCCAGCAGCCCGCGCTGGCGCTCGACTATGCGCGCAGCCGCGATGCGGCCGACAGCGCGCTGCTGCGCGGCCTGTGGCTGGACGCCTCGGTGCTGTCCGATCCCGCCAGCATGATTACGCCGGGCCAGTACCACCAGCTGCTGGCGAATACGCTGCGCGCCCTGAACAGCCCCGACACCAGCTTCATGCTGGGCCAGCACCTGCTGCCCGGCCATAACGGCGCCATCAGCCACGCCCTGCTGCATGCCCAGAACCTGCGCCAGGCGCTGGAACTGCTGACGGCCTGGCATGCCCGCCTGACGCCGCTGCTTTGTCCCCGTTTGCGCGAGGAGAACGGCATCGCCGTGCTGTACTGGGTCGACAGTTACGGCGCTCCCAGCCTGCTGCCCGCGCTGGTGGAGATGCACATGACGGCCGTCGCCGCCATGTGCCGCTGGCTGGGCGGCGAGCGCCTGCCCTGGCGCTTCTGCTTCAACCGCGCCGCGCCTGCGCATGTTGAGCAGCACGAGGTGCATCTGGGTTCCGAGCTGCGCTTCAACTGCCATCTGGATGCGATGCTGATCGATTCCACCTGGCTGGACCGCCCCTGGCCGCGCGGGAATGCGGTGGCGGCGTCCGTCGCTCTGCGCAATGCGGCCGGCGAAGCGGCGGCGCTTCCCAGCCTGCTCGACGCGATGTACGACTATCTGCTGGAGCGGGTGCGGCGCGTGCCGTCGCAGGAACAGGCCGCAGCCGATTTCGGCGCCAGTCCCGCCACGCTGAAGCGCTATCTCTCGCGCCACGGCACGCATTTTCAGGCAGAGCTGGATCAGGTGCGCACCCACGTCGCGCTGCATCTCTTCCACAGCCGGCGCGCCGACAACGAGGCCGTGGCCCAATACCTGGGCTTCCACGATGCGACCAATTTCCGTCGCTCCTTCAAGCGCTGGACCGGCAAGACGCCAGCCTTGCTGCGCGACGCGCTGCTGGCTTAGCGCCGCAGCTCGCTCTCGGCGATCTGTTCCAGCTCGCCGCTGCGCTTCATTTCATTGAGCACGACATTGAACTGGCGCACGAACTCGGATTTGAAGGGATAGCGCACCGGGTCCACGCGGGTAAAGCCCAGATAGCCGAACTCCTGGCTGATGACCGTGGCCTCCACCACATTGCCGGTCTTCTGATAGGCCTTCTCGGTGCGGATGCGGGCCAGCGCGTTCTGGATCGCGTGGCGGTCGTTCATATAGCAATCGAGCCGCCCCACCAGCAGCTTGCGCAGATTCTCCTCGGTGCCGCGCGCCTCGTTCAGGGTGATCTTGCCCTGCTTGAGCGCTTGGTCGAATTCCTTGCCGCCGATCAGATAACCGGTATTCCGGCCGATGTGCAGGCCCAGATAGTCGTCCGGCCAGCGGCTGGGCAAACCTTTGGGCGCGACGCTGTCGTTGCAGAAAAGCGTCACGTTTTCGTTGAAGATGGGGGCCGAATAATCCATATACGGCCGCTCGTCCGGGCGGTAATACGGCGGCGTGAGGGCGAAGGCTTCGCCCATTTCCACCATTTTCAGGCCGCGCTTCCAGGGCACGGGAAGCACCTGCACCTTGTAGGCCGGCATGCGCGCGAAGGCCTTGCGCAGGATGCCGGGATAGACGCCGCGCGCTTCGCCGTTGAGGGAATAGGAATAGGGCGGATAAGCATCGTCGGCATACACCACCACTTCGACCTGGTCGGCCGCCGCCGCGCCGCCGCCCAGCAAGGCCGCCAGCAGAAGCAGGACAGCGGCGGCCGCGATACGGCAGCGGACTATTTGATGTCCTTGATGGCGTCCTGGTATTCCTTGGACTTTTTCACCTTGCCGATGGCCGCCCATAGCGCTTCAACTTTCTCCTTGTTTGCCGCGTAATAGGTTTTCGATACGGGGGCGTAGAAGTCCGCCGTCATGAATTGCTTGGGCAGGACTTCGACCTTGTCGCTGAACTCCTTGCGCGTGGCGAGCAAGGCGCTCATCTCGCCATCGAAGCCCAGCAGGATCTCGCCCTGGCCGGCGATCAGCTTATGGAAATTGCGCGCCGGCTCCTTGGTATTGTCATCATACGGCACATTCATGGATTTCAGGCGATCGGAAATGGTGGCGAAGCCGGAGGGGATCAGCACCGGTTTGCTGACGTTCTGGAATTTGCTGCCGTCCCAGCCGGCATTGCTGCCCTTGACGCGGTAGGCCAGGATATCCATGCGCGCCAGCGCGGCGGCGGTGTTCGGTTTGTCGCCCTGCATCGGGTAGGCCGCGTATTCGGCATGGAAGGGCGTAAAGCCGGCGTTGACCAGGCCGCTGGTGGCGCCGCTGCGCACCTCCTCGATGCAGCGTTTCCATGACGTTACTTTCATTGTCACCGGTACATTTGCCTGCTTGGCCGCCATCTTGATCAGCACCTGCATGGTGCCGTCCTTGGCGGGGAAGGTGTACGGCGCGGCGGCCTGGTCTTCAACGCAAAGAACCATGGCGTCCTGGCAGAAGGCGGCGGCGGGCAGGGCGAGCAGCAGGGCGCTGGCAAGAGCTTTCATAGGGGGCTTCTCCATTGGACGAGGATGATTGAACAGGGGCTTAGAACTTATGGTTGATGCCGGCCGCGAAACCGCGTTTGCCGCTGCCGACTTCGATGGCATTGCCAACCGTGAACGGGGCGCCATTCTTGTTGTTGATGCGCGAGTAGGAGCTGTATAGATCGGTGCGTTTCGACAGCGCGAAGGTATAGCCGATCGCCGCCTGGTTGGCATCCTGGTCCAAGCCGCTGCGGTCGTTATGGCGTATCCAGGACACGAGATAGGTGGATGGCCCATGCTCGCAGGTGGCGCCGACGATCAGGTCGCGGCTGTCCATGGCCATGGCCGGGTCTTTATTGACGGCGTAGCCGAGCGCGCCCTTGAACGCGCCGACCTGGTAGGTGGCGCCGGCAAAGCTGACCTTGTTGCGGCTGCTGCCCGTCGCGTCTTCCAGCGTGCGGTGGGCGAAGACGGCGAACAGCGGGCCGCGCTGGTACTCCAGGGCCAGGCCGGTTTCGCGCTTGGCCTTGCTGTTGCCCGGCGTTTCTCCCGGCGCGTAGGTCAGGCTGGCCTTGAAGCCCTGCATGGTGGGCGTGGTGTAGTAGATGCCGTTGCTGGTGCGGAAATCCGAGAACATGATGTTCGAATAGGCGCCCTCGTGGCCGCCGCCGAAGGGATCGACATCCATCAGCGCATACGTCAGCAGATTGAATTGACGTCCCAGCTTGACGGTGCCGAAGCCGCCGCTCAGCCCAACCAAGGTCTGACGTCCGAAAGCCAGGCCACCCGGGCGGCTGCCGCCGGTATCGCCGGCAATGCCGCTTTCCAGCACGAACAGCGCTTGCAGACCGCCGCCCAGATTTTCCGTGCCTTTGAAGCCCAGGCGCGAACCGGCTTCGACGCCGCTTTGCACGGTCCAGCCGGCCGCTTTCGGGCCGCCGCTTTCGTGCACGATGCCCAGGTCCATCGAGCCGTAGACGGTGATATTGGTTTGCGCGCCGGCGCCGCCGGCCGCCAAGACAAAGCTGGACATCAAGAGGCTGTGGACTGTTTTCATCAGGCATCTCCGTCGCTGGCTGGTTGGCTTGCGGAATCGATTATGGC
This region includes:
- a CDS encoding porin, coding for MKTVHSLLMSSFVLAAGGAGAQTNITVYGSMDLGIVHESGGPKAAGWTVQSGVEAGSRLGFKGTENLGGGLQALFVLESGIAGDTGGSRPGGLAFGRQTLVGLSGGFGTVKLGRQFNLLTYALMDVDPFGGGHEGAYSNIMFSDFRTSNGIYYTTPTMQGFKASLTYAPGETPGNSKAKRETGLALEYQRGPLFAVFAHRTLEDATGSSRNKVSFAGATYQVGAFKGALGYAVNKDPAMAMDSRDLIVGATCEHGPSTYLVSWIRHNDRSGLDQDANQAAIGYTFALSKRTDLYSSYSRINNKNGAPFTVGNAIEVGSGKRGFAAGINHKF
- a CDS encoding AraC family transcriptional regulator, giving the protein MIAFHTIGDACIAAGQQPALALDYARSRDAADSALLRGLWLDASVLSDPASMITPGQYHQLLANTLRALNSPDTSFMLGQHLLPGHNGAISHALLHAQNLRQALELLTAWHARLTPLLCPRLREENGIAVLYWVDSYGAPSLLPALVEMHMTAVAAMCRWLGGERLPWRFCFNRAAPAHVEQHEVHLGSELRFNCHLDAMLIDSTWLDRPWPRGNAVAASVALRNAAGEAAALPSLLDAMYDYLLERVRRVPSQEQAAADFGASPATLKRYLSRHGTHFQAELDQVRTHVALHLFHSRRADNEAVAQYLGFHDATNFRRSFKRWTGKTPALLRDALLA
- a CDS encoding sensor domain-containing diguanylate cyclase encodes the protein MLRLHRNFLIAAALAMCALPFLYAALGAAKPFAAWRWMDIVGEGGTALMAGVWLLITLSSRPGGLVTRLLAGGLAAIMLGCWADCMDEFFRIPKDEVWDNWLEGLMPLGMLVLTAGMYYWRQEQFSLNEHLQKRERLFRDHRAFDRITQLAGAGYLRSQLRLERENHPGRSCALVLLDIDGFHRINREHGQREGDRALQAVGHMLLLNLRNEDLLCRYAGDRFAILMPGTGAQEARASAAHLCAMVGQMRHHGSQGVIAISLRHACAAAEGEAEELLARLGREIDKSTPPPSEMALDAGQRAVAA
- a CDS encoding ABC transporter substrate-binding protein, whose protein sequence is MLGGGAAAADQVEVVVYADDAYPPYSYSLNGEARGVYPGILRKAFARMPAYKVQVLPVPWKRGLKMVEMGEAFALTPPYYRPDERPYMDYSAPIFNENVTLFCNDSVAPKGLPSRWPDDYLGLHIGRNTGYLIGGKEFDQALKQGKITLNEARGTEENLRKLLVGRLDCYMNDRHAIQNALARIRTEKAYQKTGNVVEATVISQEFGYLGFTRVDPVRYPFKSEFVRQFNVVLNEMKRSGELEQIAESELRR